Below is a window of Pseudarthrobacter equi DNA.
CTGTCCCCGGCCCGTTCCCCCGGCACCGGCAGCGGACTCCGGATCCCCATACCCGGGGACACCATCCGGGGTCTCTTCCAGCCGCCATAATCAACGGCCAGAACGTCACTTCATGATTTGGGTCACCCTTATTGGCAGATACCACATCGGGGTTACTAGACTTGCAAAGGTCTGGGTTCAGAGGACTCAGGGAAACCGGTCCGTCAGAGTGCTGTAGCACCGTATGGCCGGCAGAGAAATCAAACTCATGGAAGAGGCGTATTTCAAGTGCCAGAGCAGCCAAGCCACCGTCTACCAGAGGAATTTGGCGGGAACGAGTGGCTCGTTGATGAACTGTACGAGCAGTATCAGCAGGACAAGAACGCTGTGGATGCCAAGTGGTGGCCGCTGTTTGAATCGTTCGACTCAGGCAGCAGTTCTTCTTCCAACGGACACTCGGCGAATGCCGCAGCGAACCCTCCCACAACCAAGATGCCTATTGTGAACGCGGCACCTGCAGCACCGGCACCGTCGCCGGCCGCCGCACCGCCTGCGCCCGCAGCAGCACCGGCCGCAGCACCCGCGGCCGCGGCACCTGCGAAAAAGGCTCCCGCCACGGAAGCTCGCGACGGCGGCCGGAAGCCCGCCGCCGGAGCCCAGCCCATCCCGGCCCAGCTGCCCAAGAACGTCAAGGCACCCACCGCTCCGGAAGAGGACGTCGTCTCCGTCCTCCGCGGACCGGCCAAGGCCATCGCCACCAACATGGTCACCAGCCTTGAGGTTCCCACCGCCACCAGCGTGCGCGCCATCCCGGCGAAGCTGCTGATTGATAACCGCGTGGTCATCAACTCGAACCTCGCCCGGGCCCGCGGCGGCAAAGTCTCCTTCACGCACCTCATCGGCTACGCCGTGATCCGCGCCCTGTCCCAGTTCCCGTCCATGAACGTGTACTACGACGAGGTGGACGGCAAGCCCGTCGCAGTCCAGCCGGCGCACGTCAACTTCGGCATCGCCATCGACATGCCCAAACCTGACGGCACCCGCCTGCTGATGGTCCCGAACATCAAGAAGGCCGAAACCCTCAACTTCGCCGAGTTCTGGCACACGTACGAGGACCTGATCAAGCGCGCCCGCAACGGCAAGCTCACGGCCGACGACCACCAGGGCACCACCGTGTCCCTGACGAACCCCGGCGGCATCGGCACCGTGCACTCGGTTCCGCGACTCTCCAAGGGCCAGGCCGCCATCATCGGCGTCGGCGCCCTCGACTACCCCGCCGAGTTCCAGGGTGCCAGCGAAAAGATCATCGCCCAGAACGCCATCAGCAAGGTCCTCACCCTGACCTCGACGTACGACCACCGCGTCATCCAGGGCGCCGGCAGCGGCGAGTTCCTCAAGCTGGTCCACCAGCTGCTGCTGGGTGCGCAGAACTTCTACGACGAGATCTTCGAAGCACTGCGCATCCCCTACGAGCCCGTACGGTGGAGCCCCGACCTCCAGGTCGACCCGGCCGACGAGATCAACAAGGTTGCCCGGATCCAGCAGCTGATCCACTCCTTCCGCGTGCGCGGCCACCTGATGGCGGACACCGATCCGCTGGAGTACGTACAGCGCAAGCACCCCGACCTTGACGTCCTGACCTATGGCCTGACCCTCTGGGACCTGGACCGCGAGTGGCCCACGGGCGGTTTCGGCGGAAAGCCGATGCTGAAGTTCCGCGACATCCTGGGTGTCCTCCGCGACGCCTACTGCCGCACCACCGGCATCGAGTACATGCACATCCAGGAGCCGGAAGAACGCAAGTGGTTCCAGGACCAGCTCGAGCACCCTTACTCGAAGCCCAGCCGTGAAGAGCAGCTCCGGATCGTCTCCCGGCTCAACGCCGCGGAAGCATTCGAAACCTTCCTGCAGACCAAGTTCGTCGGGCAGAAGCGCTTCTCCCTCGAAGGCGGCGAATCACTGATTCCGCTGCTCGACGCCGTCATCTCGGAAGCGGCCGACGACGGCCTCGACGAGGTTGCCATCGGCATGGCCCACCGCGGCCGCCTCAACGTCCTGACCAACATCGCCGGCAAGACCTACGCCCAGGTGTTCCGCGAATTTGAAGGTACTCAGGATCCCCGCTCCGTCCAGGGCTCGGGCGACGTCAAGTACCACCTCGGCACAGAAGGTACCTTCACGTCGGAGAACGGCAACGAGACCAAGGTCTACCTGGCCGCAAACCCGTCCCACCTCGAAGCCGTGGACTCCGTCCTCGAAGGCATCGTGCGCGCCAAGCAGGACCGCCTGGACCAGGGCGAGGCCTTCCCCGTCCTGCCCATCATGGTCCACGGCGACGCCGCGTTCGCCGGCCAGGGCGTTGTTGCCGAGACGCTGAACCTGTCGCAGCTCCGCGGGTACCGCACCGGCGGCACCATCCACGTGGTGGTCAACAACCAGGTCGGGTTCACCACCGCGCCGTCGTCATCGCGTTCGTCCACCTACTCCACGGACGTCGCCAAGATGATCCAGGCACCGGTGTTCCACGTCAATGGCGACGACCCCGAGGCAGTGGTCCGCATCGGCCAGCTTGCCTACGAGTTCCGCCAGCGCTTCCACAAGGACGTTGTCATCGACATGGTGTGCTACCGCCGCCGCGGGCACAACGAAGGCGACGACCCTTCGATGACCCAGCCGATGATGTACAACCTGATCGAAGCCAAGCGTTCGGTCCGCAAGCTGTACACCGAGGCCCTCATCGGCCGCGGCGACATCACCGAGGAAGAAGCAGAGCAGCTGCTCCGCGACTACCAGGAACGGCTGGAGCGCGTCTTCGCCGAGACGCACGCAGCGCAGACGTCCCCGATCCCGATCGTCACCGCCGACTCCGCGGCCGTCTCGGACATCGAGCGGCCCATCGCCCAGCAGTCCGATTTCGGTACGAACGCCCCGGCCAGCACCGCGATCTCTGCCGACACCCTGGCCCGCATCGGCAAGGCGCACGTCGAGATCCCTGAAGGCTTCACGGTGCACGCCAAGCTGAAGCAGCTGCTGGAGAAGCGCGAGCAGATGTCCCGCGAAGGCGGCATCGACTGGGGCTTCGGCGAAATCGCCGCGTTCGGCTCCCTGATCATGGAAGGCGTCCCCGTCCGGCTCGCCGGCCAGGACTCCCGCCGCGGTACCTTCGTGCAGCGCCACGCCGTGTTCCACGACCGCGCCAACGGCAACGAATGGCTGCCGCTGGGCAACCTGTCAGATGACCAGGCCAAGCTGTGGATCTATGACTCGCTGCTCTCCGAATACGCGGCCATGGGCTTCGAATACGGCTACTCGGTGGAGCGTCCGGATGCACTGGTCCTTTGGGAAGCGCAGTTCGGCGACTTCGTCAACGGCGCGCAGACCATCATCGACGAGTTCATCTCATCCGCTGAGCAGAAGTGGGGCCAGCGCTCCTCGCTGGTCCTGATGCTGCCGCACGGCTACGAGGGCCAGGGGCCGGACCACTCGTCCGCCCGCATCGAGCGCTTCCTCCAGATGTGCGCCGAAGAGAACATGATCGTGGCCAACCCCACCACCGCGGCATCGCACTTCCACCTGCTGCGCCGCCAGGCGTACAGCCGGCCGCGGAAGCCGCTGATCATCTTCACTCCCAAGCAGCTCCTGCGCCTGAAGGCCGCCGCGTCCTCCGTCGAGGACTTCACCACCGGTACCTTCCGCCCGGTGATCGCCGAGCACGAGCACCTGGATGCGAACGCCGTCGAACGGGTCCTCCTGGTCTCTGGCCGCCTGTACTACGATCTTCTGTCAACCCGCCAGAAGACCGGCGACAAGACCACCGCCATTGTCCGCGTTGAGCAGCTGTACCCGCTGCCGAGCGCTGACATTGCGGCCGAGCTTGCCAAGTACCCGAACGCCGAGGTTATCTGGGCCCAGGACGAGCCCGCCAACCAGGGACCGTGGCCTTTCATTGGCCTGAACCTGCCGGACGCACTTGACCGCAGGGTCCGCCTGGTGTCCCGGCCCGCATCGGCCTCGACGGCGGCCGGTTCCATGAAGCGGCACGCTGCTGAGCAGGATCTGCTCCTGAAGCAGGCATTTGCACGGAAGTAGGCAGCGCGCTGCCCGGCCGGAGTCGAAATACCAGACTCCGGCCGGGCAGTTCTGTTTAATGGATGGACAGCGCCCTTTGTGTGCCGGTTGCAGCTCCAGGCGGCAACCGGCGCACACCGGCCGGTCAGTACGAACGTAAAGAGGATCGTGTGGAAGACAGGAAGCTGCGCATTGCAGCTGTAGGAGACGAACTGCTGGCCGGACTGGGAGACCCCCGCGCGCTGGGTTGGCTGGGGCGTGTCCTTGCCCGGACACCACAGGACGGCATGCTGCTGGAAAGCTATGCCCTGCCCTGCCCCCAGGAAGGCACCGAGGGGCTGGCCGCCCGTTGGCTGGGCGAGGCCGGACGGCGCTTCAGCGACCAGGCGGAGAACCGGCTGGTCATCGGGCTGTCGGGCCGCGACGTTGAGTTCGGCCTGTCCACGGCACGAAGCCGCCTCAACCTCGCCAACATCCTCGACTCCGC
It encodes the following:
- a CDS encoding multifunctional oxoglutarate decarboxylase/oxoglutarate dehydrogenase thiamine pyrophosphate-binding subunit/dihydrolipoyllysine-residue succinyltransferase subunit — protein: MPEQPSHRLPEEFGGNEWLVDELYEQYQQDKNAVDAKWWPLFESFDSGSSSSSNGHSANAAANPPTTKMPIVNAAPAAPAPSPAAAPPAPAAAPAAAPAAAAPAKKAPATEARDGGRKPAAGAQPIPAQLPKNVKAPTAPEEDVVSVLRGPAKAIATNMVTSLEVPTATSVRAIPAKLLIDNRVVINSNLARARGGKVSFTHLIGYAVIRALSQFPSMNVYYDEVDGKPVAVQPAHVNFGIAIDMPKPDGTRLLMVPNIKKAETLNFAEFWHTYEDLIKRARNGKLTADDHQGTTVSLTNPGGIGTVHSVPRLSKGQAAIIGVGALDYPAEFQGASEKIIAQNAISKVLTLTSTYDHRVIQGAGSGEFLKLVHQLLLGAQNFYDEIFEALRIPYEPVRWSPDLQVDPADEINKVARIQQLIHSFRVRGHLMADTDPLEYVQRKHPDLDVLTYGLTLWDLDREWPTGGFGGKPMLKFRDILGVLRDAYCRTTGIEYMHIQEPEERKWFQDQLEHPYSKPSREEQLRIVSRLNAAEAFETFLQTKFVGQKRFSLEGGESLIPLLDAVISEAADDGLDEVAIGMAHRGRLNVLTNIAGKTYAQVFREFEGTQDPRSVQGSGDVKYHLGTEGTFTSENGNETKVYLAANPSHLEAVDSVLEGIVRAKQDRLDQGEAFPVLPIMVHGDAAFAGQGVVAETLNLSQLRGYRTGGTIHVVVNNQVGFTTAPSSSRSSTYSTDVAKMIQAPVFHVNGDDPEAVVRIGQLAYEFRQRFHKDVVIDMVCYRRRGHNEGDDPSMTQPMMYNLIEAKRSVRKLYTEALIGRGDITEEEAEQLLRDYQERLERVFAETHAAQTSPIPIVTADSAAVSDIERPIAQQSDFGTNAPASTAISADTLARIGKAHVEIPEGFTVHAKLKQLLEKREQMSREGGIDWGFGEIAAFGSLIMEGVPVRLAGQDSRRGTFVQRHAVFHDRANGNEWLPLGNLSDDQAKLWIYDSLLSEYAAMGFEYGYSVERPDALVLWEAQFGDFVNGAQTIIDEFISSAEQKWGQRSSLVLMLPHGYEGQGPDHSSARIERFLQMCAEENMIVANPTTAASHFHLLRRQAYSRPRKPLIIFTPKQLLRLKAAASSVEDFTTGTFRPVIAEHEHLDANAVERVLLVSGRLYYDLLSTRQKTGDKTTAIVRVEQLYPLPSADIAAELAKYPNAEVIWAQDEPANQGPWPFIGLNLPDALDRRVRLVSRPASASTAAGSMKRHAAEQDLLLKQAFARK
- a CDS encoding GDSL-type esterase/lipase family protein; this encodes MEDRKLRIAAVGDELLAGLGDPRALGWLGRVLARTPQDGMLLESYALPCPQEGTEGLAARWLGEAGRRFSDQAENRLVIGLSGRDVEFGLSTARSRLNLANILDSASQNRIEVFVVGPPPTLDPAQNRRLDELNTAFADVTTRRKHLYVDTFSPLLNHEQWRQDLAANGGTPGQAGYGLMAWLVLHRGWFQWLRINAPE